One stretch of Lacimicrobium alkaliphilum DNA includes these proteins:
- a CDS encoding phosphoadenylyl-sulfate reductase: MTNAALNLNTPINEDISAGELAEINTYLATLSAAQRVEWALNNLPQQPMMSSSFGIQAAVMLHLVTRQKADIPVVLTDTGYLFPETYAFIDELAQTLDLNLQVYSANMTPAWQEHKYGQLWEQGLPGIEAYNKMNKVEPMQRALSELQVGTWFSGLRRSQSSSREKLPYLQLVDGRFKVFPILDWSNKQVHYYLQEHGLPYHPLWEQGYVSVGDWHTSRPLEAGMTEEETRFFGLKRECGLHEFGDGI, from the coding sequence ATGACTAATGCAGCGTTAAATCTGAACACGCCTATTAATGAAGATATCAGCGCCGGCGAATTAGCTGAAATAAACACTTATCTGGCGACACTGAGTGCTGCGCAAAGGGTGGAATGGGCGCTGAATAACTTGCCACAGCAACCGATGATGTCATCGAGCTTTGGCATTCAGGCAGCGGTGATGTTGCACCTGGTGACCCGCCAGAAGGCGGATATTCCTGTGGTGCTGACTGACACCGGCTATCTGTTCCCGGAAACCTATGCCTTTATTGATGAGCTGGCACAGACTCTGGACCTGAACCTTCAGGTGTACAGTGCGAATATGACACCGGCATGGCAGGAGCACAAATATGGCCAGCTGTGGGAGCAGGGACTGCCGGGAATCGAAGCCTACAATAAAATGAACAAGGTCGAGCCGATGCAGCGGGCTCTGAGTGAATTGCAGGTAGGTACCTGGTTCTCCGGCCTGCGTCGCAGTCAGTCAAGCAGCCGTGAAAAACTGCCTTATCTGCAATTGGTGGATGGCCGGTTCAAGGTTTTCCCGATTCTGGACTGGTCCAACAAACAGGTGCATTACTATCTGCAGGAACATGGCCTGCCTTACCATCCGTTATGGGAGCAGGGTTATGTGTCGGTTGGTGACTGGCACACATCCCGTCCTCTGGAAGCGGGTATGACTGAAGAAGAAACGCGCTTTTTCGGGCTCAAACGTGAATGTGGCCTGCATGAATTCGGCGATGGAATTTAA